The Candidatus Saccharibacteria bacterium oral taxon 488 genome has a segment encoding these proteins:
- a CDS encoding phosphohydrolase, translating into MDERQIAQLETIKNKVRDTLGGDPSGHADDHVERVALLAERFASECSESVDLQEVLLTAWLHDVDDYKLVGKAQAEKLTNAVNSMAEAGVAAGLRQAVLENIATIGYSKRLNGQQPRRLAGQLVSDADMCDAIGAVGIERGLMYACHHGGRIFDPAVWPNVDLAAHEYDINGNTHDTDGFINHFFEKLLKLKGLMLTEPGRIEARKRQHVMVDFLRAYFREKNVPEWSEFLEGYLLDITKANDLQ; encoded by the coding sequence ATGGACGAACGGCAGATAGCTCAACTTGAGACAATAAAAAATAAAGTGCGTGATACATTAGGCGGCGACCCATCGGGTCATGCTGATGATCACGTTGAGCGGGTGGCACTGCTGGCGGAGCGTTTTGCTAGCGAATGCAGCGAATCAGTAGATCTGCAAGAAGTGTTGCTGACGGCTTGGCTGCATGACGTCGACGACTACAAACTAGTCGGCAAGGCGCAGGCAGAGAAATTGACGAACGCGGTCAATAGTATGGCGGAGGCGGGAGTGGCCGCTGGCCTACGTCAGGCGGTATTAGAAAATATTGCGACGATTGGTTATAGCAAACGGCTGAACGGCCAGCAGCCGCGGCGGCTGGCGGGGCAGCTAGTGTCTGACGCTGACATGTGCGATGCTATTGGCGCGGTTGGGATTGAGCGAGGGTTGATGTATGCCTGCCATCACGGTGGGCGGATTTTTGACCCCGCGGTTTGGCCAAATGTTGATCTAGCGGCGCACGAATACGACATTAACGGCAACACGCATGATACCGACGGCTTTATTAATCACTTTTTTGAGAAGCTGCTGAAGTTGAAGGGCTTGATGCTGACGGAGCCGGGGCGAATAGAAGCGAGGAAGCGTCAGCACGTTATGGTTGATTTCCTTCGTGCCTATTTCCGCGAGAAGAATGTGCCGGAGTGGAGTGAGTTTTTGGAAGGGTATTTACTTGATATAACTAAGGCAAATGATTTACAATAG